A section of the Rhizobium sp. Pop5 genome encodes:
- a CDS encoding glycosyltransferase, translated as MNNQCIVYVTDVEYSFPTILSALQARKFASPATDVCVLMSEHLANFEELKALLAASRVELIDAAEALQDSLGKLDGSHFQGRISVSTMAKLVLCEVLPANYTQIIYLDGDTQIVSDLGAFESAAVPEGRFFAARDYTAIHDFLATGKNSHYFNAGVLKFHRNGWIGQEALELFARNPEACDGKHDQGALNYVCGTSLILISNRWNFPKQFLHLVNMSSLSIVHYMAHPKPWHGTFFPWTDTESQVYVDLRKAHPIYNSLYRGISFDRKMLYKYRSIRARIHNAIENGGPNPRVQSLLVGDYAV; from the coding sequence ATGAACAACCAATGCATCGTTTACGTCACGGACGTCGAGTATTCTTTTCCGACCATTCTGTCGGCGCTCCAGGCTCGCAAATTTGCAAGCCCTGCAACAGATGTCTGCGTCCTCATGTCCGAACATCTCGCCAATTTCGAAGAGCTTAAAGCGCTGCTTGCGGCAAGCAGGGTCGAATTGATCGATGCGGCCGAAGCGCTGCAGGATTCGCTCGGCAAGCTCGACGGTTCGCATTTTCAGGGACGCATCAGTGTCAGCACGATGGCCAAACTGGTCCTTTGCGAAGTCCTGCCCGCCAACTATACCCAGATCATCTACCTTGATGGGGATACGCAGATCGTCAGCGATCTCGGCGCATTCGAAAGCGCCGCCGTTCCCGAGGGCCGGTTTTTCGCGGCCCGCGACTACACGGCGATCCACGACTTTCTCGCCACAGGAAAGAACAGCCACTATTTCAACGCCGGTGTCCTGAAGTTCCATCGCAACGGCTGGATCGGGCAGGAGGCGCTCGAACTTTTTGCCAGAAATCCCGAAGCATGCGATGGCAAGCATGATCAGGGCGCATTGAACTATGTCTGCGGCACCTCGCTCATCCTGATATCGAACCGCTGGAATTTCCCCAAGCAGTTCCTTCACCTCGTCAACATGTCCTCCTTGTCGATCGTCCATTATATGGCGCATCCAAAGCCGTGGCATGGAACCTTCTTTCCGTGGACCGACACGGAAAGCCAAGTCTATGTCGACCTGCGCAAGGCACATCCGATCTATAACTCGCTGTATCGCGGAATAAGCTTCGATCGTAAGATGCTGTATAAATACCGGTCGATACGGGCGCGCATCCACAACGCCATCGAGAATGGCGGACCCAATCCGCGGGTCCAGAGCCTCCTGGTCGGCGACTATGCCGTATGA
- a CDS encoding glycosyltransferase family 2 protein has translation MSYAASAASISHYVKARLRRSLKARQLRYNRLRSGLKQARHVLICVIRDEGHRLAFFLQYYRDLGFEHFICIDNGSTDGTIELLSGFDDVSLISAHGSYKAARFGNDWINEVINRHCRDKWVLYVDADEFLVYPHCDIRPIDQLTAYIESMGGHSLRSVMIDMYSPHPVLENICEPGRNPLEVCNLFDRSGYVAHFDKRNRTIWIKGGVRGRVYFRNRLWDGPALNKIPLVYVAGERLFLKSSHQVWPLSLNLGEMRGAPGVSGALLHFKFLSTFVHKVADAAHRAEHTEEYTVYSSSKEIDHFVYDDTGTYRSWKDLSDHGLIQGEGWKYWKNASESEV, from the coding sequence ATGAGCTATGCCGCTTCCGCCGCCAGCATCTCGCACTATGTCAAAGCTCGCCTGCGTCGCTCGCTCAAGGCCCGGCAGCTTCGCTACAACAGGCTGCGCAGCGGCCTCAAGCAGGCGCGTCACGTCCTCATCTGCGTGATCCGTGACGAAGGGCACCGGCTGGCATTCTTCCTGCAATATTATCGCGATCTCGGCTTCGAGCACTTCATCTGTATCGACAACGGCTCGACGGATGGCACCATCGAATTGCTGTCAGGCTTCGACGACGTTTCCCTGATTTCCGCTCATGGGTCCTATAAGGCAGCGAGGTTCGGAAACGACTGGATCAACGAAGTCATCAATCGCCATTGCCGGGACAAATGGGTCCTCTATGTCGATGCGGACGAGTTCCTGGTCTATCCGCATTGCGACATCCGGCCGATCGATCAATTGACCGCCTACATCGAATCCATGGGCGGCCACTCCCTCCGCTCGGTCATGATCGATATGTACAGCCCGCACCCGGTTCTTGAAAACATATGCGAACCCGGTCGAAACCCGCTGGAGGTCTGCAATCTCTTCGACCGATCCGGTTATGTCGCGCATTTCGACAAACGCAATCGGACGATATGGATCAAGGGCGGCGTCCGCGGGCGCGTCTATTTCCGCAATCGGCTCTGGGACGGCCCCGCGCTCAACAAGATACCCCTGGTCTATGTTGCCGGCGAACGCCTGTTCCTCAAGTCGTCGCACCAGGTCTGGCCGCTTTCCCTAAATTTGGGCGAGATGCGCGGGGCGCCCGGCGTATCCGGCGCTCTCCTGCATTTCAAGTTCCTGTCGACCTTCGTACACAAGGTCGCCGATGCGGCGCACCGCGCTGAACATACGGAGGAATATACCGTTTATTCCTCGAGTAAGGAGATCGATCATTTCGTCTATGACGATACTGGCACTTACCGAAGCTGGAAGGATCTGTCCGATCACGGACTGATCCAGGGCGAAGGATGGAAATACTGGAAGAACGCTTCGGAGAGCGAGGTCTAA
- a CDS encoding Crp/Fnr family transcriptional regulator: MGGVVTIRGDKTGRNTSGISEVDTFRPGVQYGGGANLDHEFPFSRSSIRKFRRGEVIAGAGVLIDIFARVQRGMVSASTPLPDGREFIVEFIPKGGLIGELEVLRKQPLSLEYRALSVCELHFFDGRLLREFCANNPQFQVKILSKALARVSELELRLISNAGSNLRQRLARTLLRLSAVYRTDAQNGGDELIISQHDLAATLPASREKVNQCLRRLREGKVVDGAQGKIRILNRKALEAYAEGDA; encoded by the coding sequence ATGGGCGGGGTAGTTACCATCAGGGGCGACAAGACCGGAAGAAATACCTCAGGAATAAGCGAGGTGGATACTTTCCGGCCTGGTGTTCAATACGGTGGCGGAGCGAATTTGGATCACGAGTTCCCGTTTTCCCGGTCGAGTATTCGGAAATTTCGCCGTGGTGAAGTCATTGCCGGTGCCGGTGTCCTCATCGACATTTTCGCCCGCGTACAGCGCGGAATGGTAAGTGCGAGCACGCCTTTGCCTGACGGTCGGGAGTTCATCGTTGAATTCATTCCGAAGGGCGGCTTGATCGGCGAGCTGGAGGTACTGCGCAAGCAGCCTCTCAGTCTCGAATATCGGGCCTTGTCGGTTTGCGAACTGCATTTCTTCGACGGGCGCTTGCTACGGGAATTTTGCGCAAACAATCCGCAATTTCAGGTGAAAATCCTGTCGAAGGCCTTGGCGCGCGTTTCCGAACTCGAACTGCGTCTCATTTCCAATGCCGGGTCGAATTTAAGGCAGAGATTGGCCCGGACACTGCTGCGTCTTTCCGCCGTCTACAGGACGGATGCGCAGAATGGCGGCGACGAGCTCATCATCTCCCAGCATGATCTTGCCGCGACGCTGCCGGCATCGCGTGAAAAGGTCAATCAGTGCCTGCGGCGCTTGCGCGAGGGCAAGGTGGTCGATGGGGCACAGGGCAAGATCCGCATTCTCAATCGAAAGGCGCTGGAAGCTTATGCCGAGGGCGATGCATGA
- a CDS encoding sugar transferase produces MAGKNQGMNLMEPWQSFAKARQQRRPFNSSQSHAISRMLKRALDIIIAAGLLFLLSPLLLSVAAIVTLSDRGPIFKSHIRVGYKGKEFGCLRFRTASAEATLNPHLTVIGDTLVRSRLDKLPQLINVLFGQMSLVGPRAITKEELPRYGEHAYAYMSVRPGLTGHWRTGAHSDASYQTKLALDVEYLSNWTFAWDFVIMAKTLSAQLSRHALLPRLDS; encoded by the coding sequence GTGGCGGGAAAAAATCAGGGCATGAACCTCATGGAACCTTGGCAGAGTTTCGCCAAGGCCCGGCAGCAAAGACGTCCGTTCAATTCGTCACAATCTCATGCGATCAGCAGAATGCTAAAGCGCGCATTGGACATTATCATTGCAGCGGGCCTCCTGTTCCTGCTGTCGCCGCTCCTTCTGTCAGTGGCAGCCATTGTCACGCTAAGTGATCGGGGACCCATTTTCAAAAGCCATATTCGGGTCGGTTATAAGGGGAAAGAGTTTGGTTGCCTCAGGTTTCGCACGGCAAGCGCCGAAGCGACGCTCAATCCTCATTTGACCGTCATCGGCGATACCCTCGTACGATCAAGGCTCGACAAGCTTCCGCAGCTGATCAACGTGCTGTTCGGTCAAATGAGCCTCGTCGGGCCGCGCGCGATTACAAAAGAAGAATTGCCGCGTTACGGCGAGCATGCCTATGCCTACATGAGCGTCCGTCCGGGCCTTACCGGCCATTGGCGGACCGGTGCGCACAGCGACGCCAGCTATCAGACGAAGCTTGCTCTCGACGTCGAATACTTATCCAATTGGACGTTTGCATGGGACTTCGTGATCATGGCGAAAACGCTCTCTGCCCAGCTTTCCCGGCACGCTCTATTGCCCAGACTGGACTCCTAA
- a CDS encoding acyltransferase has protein sequence MVLGEKLELANGRPTGFDYMRLLLAFSVLWIHTARVTYGDDLFLWESPLRPLLKSVLPMFFALSGFLVAGSLERSKTLISFLGNRFIRIYPALAVEVLLAAFILGAIYTEYDLRDYFADPQFFSYLMNVTGHIHYNLPGVFLDNPDAAMVNGQLWTVPFELECYMVIAALFLLGVVRRRVIALIATPVLIIGFAIARYWKHESDWGVMPTTASGNLLICAFLAGVTFYLYRDKVLWDLRIFFASVAVILGAYWFTSFGDFIAIPAMGYVTVFLGLTSPPKLSILRGADYSYGVFLYGYPIQQAFVALGPWAHNWWLNGIVCSIVAACFAAFSWRFIERPALKLRKQVTWLENLSLQRGAKQELAGAVSK, from the coding sequence ATGGTTCTCGGGGAAAAGCTTGAACTAGCGAACGGGCGGCCGACAGGTTTTGATTATATGCGATTATTATTAGCTTTTTCAGTGCTTTGGATACATACGGCCCGCGTCACCTATGGCGATGATCTGTTTCTCTGGGAGTCACCCCTTCGTCCTTTGCTGAAGTCCGTCCTACCCATGTTCTTTGCCCTGAGCGGGTTCCTGGTGGCCGGCAGTCTCGAGCGATCGAAGACATTGATCTCCTTCCTGGGTAACCGGTTTATCCGGATCTATCCTGCACTCGCCGTAGAGGTATTGCTGGCCGCCTTTATACTCGGAGCGATCTATACAGAGTATGACCTGCGTGACTACTTCGCCGATCCGCAGTTCTTTTCATATCTCATGAATGTCACCGGGCACATTCATTACAATCTTCCGGGTGTCTTCCTGGACAATCCTGACGCAGCGATGGTCAACGGGCAGCTCTGGACGGTGCCCTTCGAGCTCGAATGCTACATGGTGATCGCCGCGCTCTTCCTGCTCGGCGTGGTCAGGCGGCGCGTTATCGCCCTCATCGCAACGCCTGTATTGATCATAGGCTTTGCAATTGCACGGTACTGGAAGCACGAAAGTGACTGGGGCGTCATGCCGACGACCGCATCGGGCAATCTGCTTATTTGTGCTTTCCTGGCGGGGGTGACCTTCTATCTCTACAGGGACAAGGTTCTCTGGGACCTCAGAATTTTCTTCGCCTCCGTGGCGGTCATCCTGGGCGCCTATTGGTTCACGTCCTTCGGGGATTTCATTGCCATTCCGGCAATGGGTTATGTCACGGTCTTCCTCGGTCTCACCTCACCGCCGAAGCTCAGCATCCTGCGCGGCGCCGACTATTCCTACGGCGTCTTCCTCTACGGTTATCCGATCCAGCAGGCGTTCGTGGCACTTGGGCCTTGGGCGCACAATTGGTGGCTGAACGGTATCGTCTGCAGTATCGTCGCCGCCTGCTTTGCCGCTTTTTCCTGGAGATTCATCGAGAGGCCGGCGCTGAAATTGCGCAAGCAAGTCACATGGCTCGAAAATCTCAGCCTGCAACGCGGTGCAAAGCAGGAATTGGCCGGCGCGGTCTCGAAATAG
- a CDS encoding membrane-bound PQQ-dependent dehydrogenase, glucose/quinate/shikimate family codes for MKFLALLFCIVLFLIGLGLTGAGAWLIGLGGSPYYAIAGLAYLIAALLLWRRKASGGLLVLLVAVLTVPWALWESGINFWALFARLMSPLALAAFALLFAPSLSPAPGRKLFYVGALLTAILFAAGFGLSFIPHGVIRPSADIAAYKPAKGDNSPADWTSYGRTTAGDRYSPFDQINRDNISKLDLAWTYRTGKSEGADQNTPLQIGDTLYTCTPADVIAALDADTGKPRWTFDPKATAPYWQRCRGLGYYKMPKEAQSADGLCNERLVQTTIDARLLEIDSKTGAPCRGFGDNGTVQLSQGMGEVKAGYYFQTSAPLIARNLIVVGGWVTDNQETGEPSGVIRAFNVVTGELEWAWDLGNPEITKLPPEGETYTRATPNMWTTAAFDDKLGLIYAPLGNTTPDYYGANRPAFADQYNATLVALDVTTGRERWKYQTVHHDIWDYDLPSQPALIDLPDGNGATVPALLQTTKRGQLFLLNRQTGTPLAEVQEKPVPQQGGAPEEKLSPTQPYSVGMPTIGAERMSEQTAWGLTMFDQLACRIAFRRMRYEGDFTPIGTQPAIQQPGNLGGLNWGSVSVDLPNNRVFMNDIRVPSIFALVPRSEFVDFALTTTAHGPSAPQRGTPYGMTTEMWTSRLRVPCTQPPFGTVTAVDLNTRKIVWQVPAGTAEELGPFKIKTKLPMPMGLPSYAGTSATAGGVVFFAGFQDYYIRAYDAENGTELWKYPLPVGASATPMTYISPKTGKQYVAISVGGAPYSKDVGDYVLAFSLKDGD; via the coding sequence ATGAAATTTCTGGCTTTGCTTTTCTGTATCGTTCTCTTTCTCATCGGCCTGGGGCTGACAGGAGCCGGCGCCTGGCTGATCGGCCTCGGCGGCTCGCCCTATTACGCGATCGCCGGACTTGCCTATCTCATTGCCGCCTTGCTGCTGTGGCGCCGGAAGGCATCCGGCGGTCTCCTCGTCCTGCTTGTCGCCGTTTTGACTGTTCCCTGGGCGCTGTGGGAGTCGGGGATCAATTTCTGGGCGCTCTTCGCCCGCCTGATGTCGCCGCTGGCGCTGGCGGCCTTTGCGCTTCTCTTTGCACCGTCGTTATCCCCGGCGCCTGGCCGGAAGCTTTTCTATGTCGGCGCCCTGCTCACAGCGATCCTGTTTGCCGCCGGTTTCGGCCTCAGCTTCATTCCGCATGGCGTCATCCGACCCTCCGCCGATATCGCCGCTTATAAACCAGCAAAGGGCGACAATTCTCCTGCAGACTGGACATCCTACGGCCGTACCACGGCGGGAGACCGCTATTCCCCCTTCGATCAGATCAACCGCGACAATATTTCCAAGCTGGATCTCGCCTGGACGTATCGCACCGGAAAGAGCGAGGGCGCTGATCAGAACACGCCGCTGCAGATTGGCGACACACTCTACACCTGCACGCCGGCGGATGTAATCGCAGCGCTCGATGCGGATACCGGCAAACCCCGCTGGACCTTCGATCCCAAGGCGACGGCGCCCTACTGGCAACGTTGCCGCGGCCTCGGTTATTACAAGATGCCGAAAGAGGCCCAGTCGGCCGATGGCCTCTGCAACGAACGCCTGGTGCAGACGACGATCGATGCCCGTCTTTTGGAGATCGACAGCAAGACCGGCGCACCCTGCAGGGGCTTCGGAGACAATGGCACCGTGCAGCTGTCCCAGGGCATGGGCGAGGTCAAGGCAGGCTATTATTTCCAGACTTCGGCGCCGCTGATTGCCCGCAATCTGATCGTCGTCGGCGGCTGGGTCACCGACAATCAGGAAACAGGCGAACCCTCGGGCGTCATCCGCGCCTTCAACGTCGTCACTGGCGAGCTCGAATGGGCATGGGATCTCGGCAATCCCGAAATCACCAAGCTCCCGCCGGAGGGTGAGACCTATACGCGGGCGACGCCCAACATGTGGACGACAGCCGCATTCGACGACAAGCTCGGCCTCATCTACGCGCCGCTCGGCAATACGACGCCGGACTATTACGGCGCCAACCGTCCCGCCTTCGCCGATCAGTACAATGCGACATTGGTGGCGCTCGATGTGACGACTGGCCGGGAGAGATGGAAGTACCAGACCGTGCACCACGATATCTGGGACTATGATCTGCCATCACAGCCGGCGCTGATCGACCTGCCGGACGGCAATGGCGCCACCGTACCCGCTCTTCTGCAGACCACCAAGCGCGGGCAACTTTTCCTCCTCAACCGGCAGACAGGCACCCCACTTGCCGAGGTTCAGGAAAAGCCAGTGCCGCAGCAGGGAGGCGCGCCGGAAGAGAAACTGTCTCCGACCCAACCCTATTCCGTCGGCATGCCGACGATCGGCGCGGAACGGATGAGCGAACAGACGGCCTGGGGCCTGACGATGTTCGATCAGCTGGCCTGCCGGATCGCCTTTCGCAGGATGCGCTACGAGGGTGATTTCACCCCGATCGGGACGCAGCCTGCGATCCAGCAGCCGGGAAATCTCGGCGGCCTCAACTGGGGAAGCGTCTCCGTCGACCTGCCCAACAACCGGGTCTTCATGAATGATATTCGCGTGCCGAGCATCTTCGCGCTCGTTCCGCGCAGTGAATTTGTCGATTTTGCCCTGACGACGACCGCGCACGGCCCCTCCGCCCCGCAGCGCGGCACGCCCTATGGCATGACCACAGAGATGTGGACATCGAGGCTCCGCGTTCCCTGCACGCAACCGCCGTTCGGAACGGTCACGGCCGTTGATCTGAACACCCGCAAGATCGTATGGCAGGTTCCCGCCGGAACTGCCGAAGAACTGGGACCGTTCAAGATCAAGACCAAACTTCCGATGCCCATGGGCCTGCCGAGTTATGCCGGCACGTCGGCGACCGCCGGCGGCGTCGTCTTCTTCGCCGGCTTCCAGGACTATTACATCCGCGCCTATGATGCCGAGAACGGCACCGAGCTCTGGAAATATCCCCTGCCCGTCGGCGCAAGCGCCACACCGATGACCTACATCTCGCCGAAGACGGGCAAGCAATATGTCGCAATTTCGGTCGGCGGAGCGCCATATTCAAAGGACGTCGGCGACTACGTGCTCGCCTTTTCTCTAAAAGACGGAGATTAG
- a CDS encoding adenylate/guanylate cyclase domain-containing protein, which translates to MSVSRKLAAILVADVVGYSRLAGADEDRILARLRTLRSDVIDPTIAVHNGRIVKRTGDGSLIEFRSVVDAVRCAVEVQTAMVERNAGVQPEHRIEFRVGIHLGDVVEESDGDLMGDGVNIAARLESVAKPGAICLSEDAYRQVRARLDLAVTDLGPIHLKNIAEPMRVYSLQVGTVLPPARQAQPPATKIPSVKAVPDKPSIAVLAFNNMSGDAEQEYFSDGISEDIITDLSKLSELHVIARNSSFVYKNVTASVPDMARALGVRYVLEGSVRKSGNRVRVTAQLIDASNGGHIWASRFDRDLTDIFAVQDELTQEIVSALRLSLTHGDQDRLAQGRPVDVGAYELLLRGREQASTHTRTGNIAARSLAADAIAIDPEYAAARALLSFTHVLDYVNAWSKDPEASLRLGMDLAQQAVEMAEEQPNCHFALGLACMWNRELDRAQAEVLRGLELSPNSAELLMLMAHIQIFSGNPAGALETLDASMRLDPHYPEVLLQFLADARFSLGEYEDAIVGIELRLQQNSQSETAYALLASCYGHLGRFEESREAWEKVFRINPDFSIERRRRVLPFQNPEDFNRRVEGLHKAGLTLRNDGRC; encoded by the coding sequence ATGAGCGTGTCGCGAAAACTTGCGGCGATCCTGGTCGCGGATGTGGTCGGCTACAGTCGCCTCGCCGGGGCGGACGAGGATCGCATCCTAGCGCGACTGCGAACACTGCGCAGTGATGTCATCGATCCCACAATCGCCGTGCACAATGGCCGTATCGTCAAGCGTACCGGAGACGGAAGTCTCATCGAGTTCCGCAGCGTTGTGGACGCCGTGCGTTGCGCGGTCGAAGTCCAGACTGCCATGGTTGAGCGCAACGCAGGTGTCCAGCCTGAGCATCGCATCGAATTTCGGGTCGGGATCCATCTCGGTGATGTCGTAGAGGAGAGCGATGGAGATCTGATGGGTGACGGCGTCAATATCGCCGCGCGGTTAGAGAGCGTCGCCAAGCCTGGCGCCATCTGCCTTTCTGAAGACGCCTATCGCCAGGTGAGAGCGCGGCTTGATCTTGCGGTGACCGATCTCGGCCCAATCCATCTTAAAAATATCGCCGAGCCGATGCGGGTCTATTCCCTTCAGGTCGGAACCGTCCTGCCGCCGGCGCGACAAGCACAGCCACCCGCAACGAAAATACCTTCGGTTAAAGCCGTACCCGATAAACCCTCCATCGCCGTGCTGGCCTTCAACAACATGAGCGGCGACGCAGAACAGGAATATTTCTCCGACGGCATCAGCGAGGATATCATCACCGACCTCTCGAAGCTGTCCGAGTTGCACGTGATCGCCCGCAACTCATCCTTCGTCTACAAGAACGTCACAGCGTCCGTGCCGGACATGGCCCGGGCGCTTGGTGTCCGCTATGTTCTTGAAGGCAGCGTGCGCAAATCCGGTAATCGGGTGCGCGTCACAGCCCAATTGATTGACGCCAGCAATGGCGGACATATCTGGGCCAGCCGGTTCGATCGCGACCTCACCGACATTTTTGCGGTTCAGGATGAGCTCACACAGGAAATCGTGTCGGCGCTCAGGCTGAGCCTGACGCACGGCGACCAAGACCGGTTGGCGCAAGGACGCCCGGTTGATGTCGGCGCTTATGAGCTCTTATTGCGTGGCCGCGAGCAGGCATCGACCCATACCCGAACCGGGAATATAGCGGCCCGCAGCCTGGCGGCGGATGCTATCGCGATCGATCCAGAATATGCAGCGGCCCGGGCACTCCTGTCCTTTACCCATGTGCTCGACTACGTCAACGCCTGGAGCAAGGATCCTGAAGCCTCGCTTCGCTTAGGCATGGATCTCGCGCAACAGGCCGTGGAAATGGCCGAGGAACAGCCAAACTGCCACTTTGCGCTGGGCCTGGCCTGCATGTGGAACCGAGAATTGGATCGAGCGCAGGCGGAGGTGTTGCGAGGCCTTGAGCTTTCGCCAAACTCTGCCGAACTCCTGATGCTGATGGCCCATATTCAGATATTCTCCGGCAATCCCGCAGGCGCCCTTGAGACACTTGATGCATCAATGCGGCTTGACCCGCACTATCCGGAAGTTCTTCTCCAATTTCTCGCCGATGCGCGATTTTCTCTCGGCGAATATGAGGATGCGATTGTTGGGATCGAGCTTCGGCTGCAACAAAACTCGCAATCGGAGACCGCCTATGCCCTGCTTGCCTCCTGCTACGGCCACCTCGGTCGGTTCGAGGAGAGTCGAGAGGCCTGGGAGAAAGTGTTTCGGATAAACCCTGATTTCTCGATCGAACGCCGCCGGCGCGTCCTGCCATTCCAAAACCCCGAGGACTTTAACCGCCGCGTTGAGGGCCTCCATAAGGCAGGACTGACGCTTCGGAATGATGGTCGCTGCTGA
- a CDS encoding pseudouridine synthase — MRERRPPQKTRVRTKPADNAAAKRVTLPRALSKLGYCSRTQAERLIAEGRVAVDGRTISDASAWVDLATTKISVDGLVIAAEAKIYLMLNKPRGLVTTRHDPEGRPTVYDCLRDFDIPHLSPVGRLDKASEGLLLFTNDTEFAQILLDPVTHVTKTYHVQINSIMDDDAFAAMTSGIRHDGELLTATAARRLRQGDRNSWIEVELDEGRNRQIRRMLEALGTECLRLVRVAIGGLELGELPKGAVRALTDAELQGLRRKAGMERTRRN, encoded by the coding sequence ATGAGAGAGCGGCGGCCACCGCAAAAGACGCGCGTGCGGACAAAGCCCGCTGACAATGCCGCGGCCAAACGGGTCACCCTCCCCCGCGCCCTTTCCAAGCTCGGCTATTGCTCCCGCACCCAGGCCGAACGGCTGATCGCCGAAGGCCGCGTCGCTGTCGACGGCCGCACTATCAGCGATGCCTCCGCTTGGGTCGATCTAGCGACGACAAAGATCAGCGTCGACGGTCTCGTTATCGCCGCAGAGGCGAAAATCTATCTGATGCTCAACAAGCCGCGCGGTCTCGTCACCACACGCCACGATCCCGAAGGCCGGCCGACGGTCTATGATTGCCTCAGGGATTTCGACATTCCGCATCTCTCTCCGGTCGGCCGGCTTGACAAGGCGAGCGAGGGCTTGCTGCTTTTTACCAACGACACCGAATTCGCCCAGATCCTGCTCGATCCGGTTACGCATGTAACAAAGACCTACCATGTCCAAATCAACAGCATCATGGACGACGATGCATTTGCCGCCATGACTTCAGGTATCCGCCATGACGGCGAATTGCTGACGGCGACCGCCGCGCGGCGCCTGCGCCAGGGCGACAGGAATTCATGGATCGAGGTGGAACTCGACGAAGGCCGCAACCGTCAGATCCGCCGCATGCTGGAGGCGCTCGGCACCGAGTGTCTGCGGCTGGTGCGAGTCGCGATCGGCGGGCTCGAACTCGGAGAACTGCCGAAAGGCGCCGTGCGCGCGCTGACGGATGCGGAATTGCAGGGACTGCGCCGAAAAGCCGGCATGGAAAGAACGAGGCGCAATTGA
- a CDS encoding phosphoribosyltransferase, with the protein MAPHDFWQEIHPPGTFADAEEFTSFYVATLDDGRQLRLPIRVLDGGDHALASLIVNQTSFAVLDALAENLAEKIRPMHVDIVAGLPTLGLTLAAAVAQKLGQGRYVPLGTSRKFWYRDELSVALSSITTPAQQKRLYVDPRMLPLLEGRRVALIDDVISSGASIVAGLNLLTACGIEPVAIGAAMLQSERWRERLAAAGAQWMARTVGVFATPMLERNAAGRWQVPRSSSRT; encoded by the coding sequence ATGGCGCCGCACGACTTCTGGCAGGAGATCCACCCGCCCGGCACCTTTGCCGACGCGGAAGAATTTACCTCCTTCTATGTCGCAACACTCGACGACGGCCGCCAGCTTCGCCTGCCGATTCGCGTGCTTGATGGCGGCGATCATGCCCTCGCCTCACTGATCGTCAATCAGACGAGCTTCGCCGTGCTCGATGCGTTGGCGGAAAATCTCGCCGAAAAGATCAGGCCCATGCACGTCGATATCGTCGCCGGCCTGCCGACGCTCGGCCTGACATTGGCCGCCGCCGTGGCGCAGAAGCTTGGCCAGGGCCGCTACGTTCCGCTCGGCACTTCCCGTAAATTCTGGTACCGCGACGAACTCTCAGTCGCCCTATCCTCGATCACCACGCCGGCGCAGCAGAAGCGCCTTTATGTCGATCCACGCATGCTGCCGCTGCTTGAGGGACGGCGCGTCGCGCTGATCGACGACGTCATTTCGAGCGGCGCCTCGATCGTTGCAGGCCTCAATCTGCTGACGGCCTGCGGCATCGAACCGGTCGCCATCGGCGCTGCCATGTTGCAATCGGAACGCTGGCGCGAAAGGCTGGCAGCCGCCGGCGCACAATGGATGGCACGCACCGTCGGCGTCTTCGCAACGCCCATGCTGGAGCGGAATGCCGCAGGCAGGTGGCAGGTGCCACGAAGTTCAAGCAGGACGTGA